The following nucleotide sequence is from Roseivirga sp. BDSF3-8.
CGAATCAGACGCGGCAGTTAATGTATGTAATGCGCCATCTCCGGCTGCCACAAGCTCTCTTAGTATTGGTGATCATGTTGCGAACCTGGCGGTAAAGCGATTTTAAAGGACTCGCTCTTATAATTCAGGCTAGCCTTTTACGATTATCTTCCCGCAGGCCATCCAGCACATTGCTGATATCTTCAAAAGTATAAGGCTTACTAATGTATTGATCCATTCCTGCCTTAAGGCATTTACGCATATCTTCCCGGCTTGCATGGGCCGTGACGGCAATAATCGGTATTGGCCGTAAGCTTTCATCATATTCGTATCTTCTGATATGGCGGGTGGTTTCCATACCATCCATACCTGGCATCTGAATGTCCATCAGTATAGCCAGGTAATCGCTATGTTTATTTTTAATTATATCCAGCGCTTCAAATCCATTCGTAGCTACATCAAAATCATACCCTAAAATCTCGAGCATGTGTCCGGCAACCAGTACATTAGGCTCATAATCTTCTACAAGCAGTACTTTAGGTTTAGCATTAGCATCAGCTAAGCTGCTATTCGATTTGTTCATATGTCCTTTTTCGATACCTGCTGCCTCGTAGCTTTTGTCAATTTTAAGAGGCAATTGTAAGCAAAATTCGGATCCCTTGCCTGGCTCACTTGTGACGGTAAGATCGCCTTTCATAGCCAGCGCGAGATTCCTGCTTATAGTGAGTCCAAGACCACTACCACCGTACTTTCTCGTGATCGAACTATCGGCCTGAGTAAATTTATTGAAGATTATCTCCTGCTTATCAGGATCGATGCCTATTCCGGTATCTTTCACTTTTATACGCAGCAGACTGGTTTTATTCTCAGAAGAAGCCTCGCTTAATCCCTCCAAATGAGGGCTTGGCAGCACATCCATAGATATCGTTACCTCGCCTTCGTGCGTAAACTTAATAGCATTACTAATCAGATTTGTGATGATTTGTTTGAAACGCTGAGGGTCACCTATAAATTGATAATCTATGAATTGACTAGTATTCGAATTGATTCCCAGTGATTTATCTCTCGCATTTATTTCGAGGATATTTATCACATTTTTAATAACGCGTGCCGGACTGAAGGTGATTTTTTCGAGTTCCATCCTGTTGCTTTCTATTCTGGCCATATCCAGGATGTCGTTAATAAGCTCCATCATAGACCCTGCAGATAGTTTCAGCGTATCTACTATTCTACGCTGTCTTTCAGCCAGGCTATCATCACGGGCAAGCAGTTCGGTAATCCCTACTATGGCGTTCATAGGCGTCCGAAGCTCATGCGTCATATTTGCTAAAAACTCAGACTTGAACTGATTTGCTGCTTCAGCTTCTGCTTTTGCCTTCCGGAGGCTTTCTGCCTGTTCAAATTGTTCTGTTATATCTGTATGGACTCCGACCCATTCCCGTATCTCACCATTTTCATCCTTTACCGGAATAGCACGAATAGAAAAGCGCCTCCACTCACCATCATGACGTTTTACCCGATGTTGGAAAACAAATGTTTTCTGTTCTTTAATAGCTTCATTCCAGGCATTAATTGTTGGCTGTGCATCATCCGGGTGTACCGCTCTTGACCACCCATATCCCTGATAATCATCGTAAGACTGGTGGGTAAGCGATTGCCAGCCTGGCTGCTCCCCAACCATTTCTCCAGAGGGGCTATTGGTCCATAAAATTCCGTCTACAGCCTTAATGGCAGCCCTGAACCGACCTTCACTATTTATAAGCGCCATGCTTAGGTTAGCCATATGTCGCAGATCTGATAGTTCTGCATGAAGGGCACTATCCAGTAACACCCTTTCCTTCTCCATTTTACGGTTTTCTATTACCTCTTTTAGGTTAGGAAACCGATCTAAAAGAAGATGCATGTCATCATCATATTCAATGTCGGGATGGATAGTTACCCAAAAGTGTATGAATCTGGCACAGGCTATAAGCCCCATTAGTGCCTCGTATTTTGGTGCAGTGAAGCATTTTTTCAATGCTTCTATCCATTTAACAGCATTCTCAGGATCAATAAAAACCACCAGTGCGGCTACTCTGAGAAGAAAGCCTTCTCTAGAATGGTAATCAGGCCATTCAGTTTGCTCACCGGCCCTACTGATTTCGCGAAGTAGGCTTTCCATTTTCTCTTTGGAAGGCACAGGTTCCCTAATTATTCTAATAACTTCCTTCTCTGAAAGAGGTGGCTGTAACGGGTCTCCGCTTACAAAGCCATGCCCGAGTAAAAAGCCGGCATGCCTCACGATACAATAACGATTCCGGCAAAATCTGGACAGGTATAAGTTAAGCTGTTCCTTAAGCAAGGATGGCATGACATTATCTAGTGACAGACCTTTCACTAGCTCAAAAACCTGATGAGAAATTTCTGGTGCAGCAGATGAAGCTTTGTATACTGTTTGACAAACCCCTACCCTTTGGCGAATGGCTTCCCATAGATTTGAGATATAATCTTGGTCTTGTCCCTGCATAAATTTCAGTTACAGCAAGTGAGTCATTATACTCTCCTAAAGCTGTTCTCTTAATAAAAAAATAACCGATGTGCTGTTTTAGCTTAGACAGCCCTAATTCACAAAAATGCAAATGACCTGATTTGTTTTGGTATTTGCTACTCTCTGGAATATTTAGTTTTCATCCGGGTTTACCAGATAAATAGGCTTTTTACACGAGTGGTTTAAATATGTAAAGTAAATTTTACATATTGCTAAGGTAACTTAACTAATTGACATGAACTCTTTACAGAAAATACTCGTTTGTGAAGCCAAATCTTTAAACCGGTTCAATCTGCTGTCCAACAGGTATAAGCAGATCGGCTTCCTACTGACGGCTGCTTCGGCTATTGTTCTTACTCTACTCTATACTTTGGATACTGGTGGCTCATTCTGGCGTGTATTTACTCAGAATGTTCTGTTACTGTCTATGTTGCTGATATCCATCAGCCGGGAACGTGAGGAGGATGAATACACGCTTTCATTGCGCATGAGGTCATACATGCTCGGCCTGGTGTGCGGTGTTCTCTATGTCGTTTTCCAGCCTTACGTTATATACTTTATTACGCCATTGCTTAGGGGGGGTGAAATGAAGGAGGTGATTGAGTTCCCGGCCTTTCCCGTGATTTGGTTCATTCTCTTTGTGCAGATAGGCTTTTACTATCTACTACGTGCTAGCCGCTAATGGAAAACAGAATAAAAGTGGAACGTGCCATATTGGACATCACCCAGGAAGAGCTGGCACAGCGGGTCGGTGTTTCCAGGCAGACAATAAATTCAATCGAAAAGGGAAGATACGTGCCATCTACGCTGGTAGCGTTAAAATTGTCTGAGATATTCGGTAAACCAGTAAATGAAATTTTCAGACTGGAAAAAACGGAACTACCAGGTTTCTGAACCTCCGGAAAGAGTTGGCTTATTAACCCTGTCATCCAAGTGGGCTATTTAATTGCTTCTGATTATCGTGCATTATCTCCTTGGCGTTGAGGTATTCTTACCCAACAGAGTAATTGGAGAAAAAGCAACTATGGAATTTTTTTTTCGTAAGCTATTTTATATATCAAAATGGCTTACTACATTAGCCACAGTAATGAAACAGAATATTTGTCATATTCCTCTTTTCGCATACAACACCACGTGTTGTTGCTGTACCGTATTGGTACATCAGGGAGGGCTATGACTAGATCATAAAAATATAACAGGTATACCTGAAGCCTTTCCCTAACCGGAAAGGCTTTTTTTATGTTTTATTAATTAAGTGAAAATGAGATCGTTTAACACCACATGCTGTACCACATTTTGTTGCTGTACCGGTATTCCGGTTCGGAGTGGCCATCATTTACCTTAATAGTAAATACCTGATGATAATTAAAGCCTTTCCGAACTGAAATTGGAAAGGCTTTTTTATTGAGTTATGGAAAAATCATGATCGAAGAACTTGAACTTATAAACCCGCAGCTTCTGGACCGCCTCGAAAATACAGGTAAGCATATCGGCAGAACGCCTCTTTTCAAATTAAAGGGGCTTGCAGATAAGCCTGATGTACAGATATTTGCCAAATTAGAATGGCAACAGCTTGGTGGAAGCGTGAAAGCCCGCCCCGCTTATAACATCATCAAAGATGCCATACTGAATGGGATTCTGGGTAATGGGCGGCGTCTGTTAGACGCCAGTAGCG
It contains:
- a CDS encoding ATP-binding protein, which gives rise to MESLLREISRAGEQTEWPDYHSREGFLLRVAALVVFIDPENAVKWIEALKKCFTAPKYEALMGLIACARFIHFWVTIHPDIEYDDDMHLLLDRFPNLKEVIENRKMEKERVLLDSALHAELSDLRHMANLSMALINSEGRFRAAIKAVDGILWTNSPSGEMVGEQPGWQSLTHQSYDDYQGYGWSRAVHPDDAQPTINAWNEAIKEQKTFVFQHRVKRHDGEWRRFSIRAIPVKDENGEIREWVGVHTDITEQFEQAESLRKAKAEAEAANQFKSEFLANMTHELRTPMNAIVGITELLARDDSLAERQRRIVDTLKLSAGSMMELINDILDMARIESNRMELEKITFSPARVIKNVINILEINARDKSLGINSNTSQFIDYQFIGDPQRFKQIITNLISNAIKFTHEGEVTISMDVLPSPHLEGLSEASSENKTSLLRIKVKDTGIGIDPDKQEIIFNKFTQADSSITRKYGGSGLGLTISRNLALAMKGDLTVTSEPGKGSEFCLQLPLKIDKSYEAAGIEKGHMNKSNSSLADANAKPKVLLVEDYEPNVLVAGHMLEILGYDFDVATNGFEALDIIKNKHSDYLAILMDIQMPGMDGMETTRHIRRYEYDESLRPIPIIAVTAHASREDMRKCLKAGMDQYISKPYTFEDISNVLDGLREDNRKRLA
- a CDS encoding helix-turn-helix transcriptional regulator, whose product is MENRIKVERAILDITQEELAQRVGVSRQTINSIEKGRYVPSTLVALKLSEIFGKPVNEIFRLEKTELPGF